One Drosophila willistoni isolate 14030-0811.24 chromosome XL unlocalized genomic scaffold, UCI_dwil_1.1 Seg142, whole genome shotgun sequence genomic region harbors:
- the LOC6644775 gene encoding protein retinal degeneration B isoform X3, with protein MLIKEYRIPLPLTVEEYRIAQLYMIAKKSRQESHGEGSGVEIIINEPYKDGPGGNGQYTKKIYHVGNHLPGWIKSLLPKSALTVEEEAWNAYPYTRTRYTCPFVEKFSLDIETYYYPDNGFQENVFQLSGSDLRNRIVDVIDIVKDQLWGGDYIKEEDPKHFVSDKTGRGPLGDDWLEEYWREVKGKKQPTSRNMSLMTAYKICRVEFRYWGMQTKLEKFIHDIALRKVMLRAHRQAWAWQDEWHGLTIEDIRELERQTQLALAKKMGSGEEGSDADSNSEAYVSTAASAGAATSSAAITVGSERKKSAPAIPPIVTQQPPSAEGSSDEDEGDDDDDVEDENDGIGAGLDLSTSNQQQGATTGGSSQRSRSQSIQLATGIGGANSKSKFGSKGALHSPVGSAHSFDLQPHAKTEPPRHHVANWRMERLEVDSKSNSDEEFFDCLDTNETNSLAKWSSLELLGEGDDSPPPHGGSSSSGGGGGGFMGGGTSSSGSSGVGRYHGRQDDSIFNQDFLMRVASERGNKRQLRSSASVDRSHDSSPPGSPSTPSCPTTILILVIHAGSVLDAASELTAKKSDVTTFRGSFEAVMRQHYPSLLTHVTIKMVPCPSICTDALGILSSLSPYSFDASPSAADIPNIADVPIGAIPLLSVASPEYQETVNKTVSAANIVYHEFLKSEEGHGFSGQIVMLGDSMGSLLAYEALCRGGNGCQPATLNTGGDGDANNSIPNPTINSRHSRLDMEHHHHQHQHQHHHSHHEEVRSFIETADLDAKRLLVAPSPRRRRSSSSSDSRAAAGASTCSKLDFEISDFFMFGSPLSVVLAARKLHDAKAALARPNCHQVYNLFHPTDPIASRLEPLLSARFSILAPVNVPRYAKYPLGNGQPLHLLEVIQSHPQHFNDGHNLLAGRRLSDASMQSTISVQNKWWGTKRLDYALYCPEGLSNFPAHALPHLFHASYWESPDVIAFILRQIGKFEGIPFVGSQDDKDNASSFHPGQPREKWIKKRTSVKLKNVAANHRANDIIVQEGREQRLNARFMYGPLDMITLHGEKVDVHIMKDPPAGEWTYLTTEMTDKNGRISYSIPDQVSLGYGIYPIKMVVRGDHTSVDCYMAVVPPLTECVVFSIDGSFTASMSVTGRDPKVRAGAVDVCRHWQELGYLLIYITGRPDMQQQRVVSWLSQHNFPHGLISFADGLSTDPLGHKTAYLNNLVQNHGISITAAYGSSKDISVYTNVGMRSEQIFIVGKVSKKLQSNATVLSDGYAAHLAGLQAVGGSRPAKGNARMVIPRGCFNLPGQSANPRRRSTAFELQLASNNINNNNSTNISNNLANKLNEDFLATPLPTTTTIQSNQTIIQS; from the exons ATGTTGATCAAGGAATATCGCATACCGTTGCCCCTCACCGTCGAGGAGTATCGCATTGCCCAGCTGTATATGATAGCG aaaaagagTCGCCAGGAGAGCCACGGCGAAGGTAGCGGAGTAGAGATCATTATTAATGAACCCTATAAAGATGGACCCGGCGGCAATGGACAATATACGAAAAAAATCTATCATGTGGGCAATCATTTACCCGGTTGGATAAAAA GTTTATTGCCCAAAAGTGCCCTGACAGTTGAGGAAGAGGCATGGAATGCATATCCATACACAAGGACACGCTATACTTGTCCATTCGTTGAGAAATTCTCATTGGACATTGAAACGTATTATTATCCAGATAATGGCTTCCAAGAAAACGTATTTCAACTATCTGGAAGTGATTTACGTAATCGTATTGTGG atGTAATTGACATTGTTAAGGATCAACTTTGGGGCGGTGATTATATCAAAGAAGAGGATCCCAAACATTTCGTGTCAGATAAGACGGGACGTGGTCCATTAGGCGATGACTGGCTAGAGGAATATTGGCGTGAAGTCAAGGGTAAAAAGCAACCAACATCCCGCAACATGTCCTTGATGACTGCCTATAAAATCTGCCGTGTTGAATTCCGCTATTGGGGAATGCAAACAAAACTAGAAAAATTCATACACGATATAGCACTACGGAAAGTAATGTTGCGTGCCCATCGTCAGGCTTGGGCCTGGCAAGATGAATGGCATGGACTAACCATTGAGGATATACGCGAATTGGAGAGGCAAACCCAATTGGCGCTGGCCAAGAAAATGGGCAGCGGCGAAGAGGGCAGCGATGCCG ATAGCAACTCGGAGGCTTATGTTAGCACAGCGGCAAGTGCAGGTGCTGCTACCTCCTCTGCCGCCATTACTGTTGGTAGTGAGCGAAAGAAATCTGCTCCAGCTATACCACCAATTGTGACACAACAACCGCCAAGCGCCGAAGGCAGTTCCGATGAGGATGAGggcgatgacgatgatgatgttgaGGATGAGAACGATGGAATTGGCGCCGGTCTGGATCTAAGTACAAGCAATCAACAACAAGGTGCCACTACCGGTGGGTCCAGTCAACGCTCGAGATCCCAAAGTATTCAGCTAGCCACTGGCATTGGTGGTGCGAATAGTAAAAGCAAATTTGGATCTAAAGGTGCCCTCCATTCCCCAGTGGGTTCGGCACATAGTTTTGATTTGCAG CCGCATGCCAAAACAGAGCCACCCAGACACCAC GTGGCCAATTGGCGTATGGAACGTTTGGAAGTTGATTCTAAATCCAATTCAGATGAGGAATTCTTTGATTGCTTGG aCACAAATGAGACAAATTCATTGGCCAAGTGGAGTTCGTTGGAGCTGTTGGGCGAGGGCGATGATAGTCCACCACCTCatggcggcagcagcagcagcggcggcggtggcggtggttTCATGGGCGGTGGAACTTCATCGAGCGGTTCTTCTGGAGTCGGGCGTTATCATGGTCGGCAGGATGATAGCATATTCAATCAGGATTTCCTAATGCGTGTCGCCTCCGAACGTGGCAATAAGCGGCAGTTGCGTTCATCGGCTAGCGTGGATCGCAGCCATGACTCATCACCGCCGGGTTCTCCAAGCACACCATCATGTCCGACCACCATATTAATACTTGTCATCCATGCTGGCAGCGTGCTGGATGCGGCAAGTGAATTGACCGCCAAAAAATCAGATGTTACAACATTTCGTGGCTCATTCGAGGCTGTAATGCGTCAGCATTATCCCAGCCTGTTGACCCATGTGACAATTAAAATGGTACCCTGTCCATCGATATGCACCGACGCCTTGGGCATTCTATCGAGCCTTAGTCCATATTCGTTTGATGCTTCACCATCGGCCGCTGATATACCTAATATAGCGGATGTGCCAATTGGAGCGATACCTTTGCTATCAGTAGCCTCGCCCGAGTATCAAGAGACAGTCAATAAAACTGTGTCCGCTGCCAATATTGTTTACCATGAGTTCTTGAAATCGGAAGAAGGACATGGCTTCTCCGGCCAAATTGTTATGCTTGGCGATTCTATGGGCTCGCTACTGGCCTATGAGGCATTGTGTCGCGGTGGAAATGGTTGTCAGCCAGCTACATTGAATACCGGTGGCGATGGTGATGCCAACAATTCGATTCCCAATCCGACTATCAATAGCCGTCACTCCCGTCTGGACATggaacatcatcatcatcagcatcaacatcaacatcatcattcTCATCACGAAGAAGTTCGTTCGTTCATTGAGACAGCTGACTTGGATGCTAAACGTCTTTTGGTTGCCCCATCGCCGCGTCGTCGTCGCTCCAGTTCATCCAGCGATTCGCGGGCCGCTGCTGGTGCTTCGACCTGCAGTAAATTGGATTTCGAAATTAGTGATTTCTTTATGTTTGGTTCACCCCTATCTGTGGTCTTGGCTGCCCGTAAATTGCACGATGCCAAAGCAGCCTTGGCCAGACCCAATTGCCATCAGGTTTACAATTTGTTCCATCCAACTGATCCGATTGCCTCGCGTCTAGAGCCATTGCTTAGTGCCAGATTCTCCATATTGGCACCGGTTAATGTGCCCAGATATGCCAAATATCCGCTTGGTAATGGTCAGCCATTGCATTTAT TGGAGGTGATACAATCGCATCCTCAGCATTTCAATGATGGCCATAATCTATTAGCCGGTAGAAGACTCTCGGATGCCTCAATGCAGAGCACAATATCTG TTCAAAACAAATGGTGGGGCACTAAGCGTCTGGATTATGCCCTCTATTGCCCGGAAGGATTAAGCAATTTCCCAGCCCATGCTTTGCCGCATTTGTTTCACGCCAGCTACTGGGAGAGTCCGGATGTGATTGCCTTTATATTGAGACAAATTGGCAAATTCGAAGGAATTCCGTTTGTTGGCTCACAGGATGATAAGGACAATGCCAGCAGCTTCCATCCGGGACAACCGCGAGAGAAATGGATTAAGAAACGTACATCGGTGAAGCTAAAGAATGTGGCGGCCAATCATCGAGCCAACGATATTATTGTCCAGGAGGGTAGGGAACAGCGTTTAAATGCTCGCTTCATGTACGGGCCACTCGATATGATCACATTACATGGCGAGAAAGTCGATGTGCATATTATGAAGGATCCACCAGCCGGGGAATGGACATACCTAACCACAGAAATGACAGATAAAAATGGACGCATCTCGTACAGTATACCCGATCAGGTATCTCTCGGCTATGGCATTTATCCCATTAAAATGGTTGTACGCGGTGATCATACATCGGTGGATTGCTATATGGCTGTGGTGCCACCGCTCACCGAATGTGTGGTCTTTAGCATTGATGGCTCCTTTACGGCATCCATGTCGGTGACCGGTCGTGATCCCAAAGTTCGTGCTGGTGCAGTGGATGTCTGCCGCCATTGGCAAGAATTGGGCTATCTGCTCATCTATATAACCGGACGTCCGGATATGCAACAACAGCGTGTTGTCTCATGGTTAAGCCAGCACAATTTCCCCCATGGACTGATCTCTTTTGCCGATGGTTTGTCCACCGATCCCCTTGGGCATAAGACAGCCTATCTCAACAATTTGGTACAAAATCATGGAATCTCAATCACTGCAGCCTATGGCAGCAGCAAGGATATTAGTGTCTACACCAATGTTGGCATGCGATCCGAACAGATATTCATTGTGGGCAAG GTTAGCAAGAAATTGCAATCGAATGCCACAGTTTTGAGTGATGGCTATGCAGCTCATTTGGCTGGCCTCCAGGCCGTTGGTGGGTCACGACCGGCCAAGGGTAATGCTCGCATGGTCATACCACGCGGATGCTTTAATCTGCCCGGACAGTCGGCAAATCCACGACGACGAAG CACTGCCTTTGAACTGCAATTGGCcagcaacaatatcaacaacaacaacagcacgAACATCAGCAACAATCTGGCCAACAAACTGAATGAGGACTTTTTAGCCACGCCATTACCAACCACCACAACCATCCAATCCAACCAAACCATCATTCAATCCTAG
- the LOC6644775 gene encoding protein retinal degeneration B isoform X2 yields the protein MLIKEYRIPLPLTVEEYRIAQLYMIAKKSRQESHGEGSGVEIIINEPYKDGPGGNGQYTKKIYHVGNHLPGWIKSLLPKSALTVEEEAWNAYPYTRTRYTCPFVEKFSLDIETYYYPDNGFQENVFQLSGSDLRNRIVDVIDIVKDQLWGGDYIKEEDPKHFVSDKTGRGPLGDDWLEEYWREVKGKKQPTSRNMSLMTAYKICRVEFRYWGMQTKLEKFIHDIALRKVMLRAHRQAWAWQDEWHGLTIEDIRELERQTQLALAKKMGSGEEGSDADSNSEAYVSTAASAGAATSSAAITVGSERKKSAPAIPPIVTQQPPSAEGSSDEDEGDDDDDVEDENDGIGAGLDLSTSNQQQGATTGGSSQRSRSQSIQLATGIGGANSKSKFGSKGALHSPVGSAHSFDLQVANWRMERLEVDSKSNSDEEFFDCLDTNETNSLAKWSSLELLGEGDDSPPPHGGSSSSGGGGGGFMGGGTSSSGSSGVGRYHGRQDDSIFNQDFLMRVASERGNKRQLRSSASVDRSHDSSPPGSPSTPSCPTTILILVIHAGSVLDAASELTAKKSDVTTFRGSFEAVMRQHYPSLLTHVTIKMVPCPSICTDALGILSSLSPYSFDASPSAADIPNIADVPIGAIPLLSVASPEYQETVNKTVSAANIVYHEFLKSEEGHGFSGQIVMLGDSMGSLLAYEALCRGGNGCQPATLNTGGDGDANNSIPNPTINSRHSRLDMEHHHHQHQHQHHHSHHEEVRSFIETADLDAKRLLVAPSPRRRRSSSSSDSRAAAGASTCSKLDFEISDFFMFGSPLSVVLAARKLHDAKAALARPNCHQVYNLFHPTDPIASRLEPLLSARFSILAPVNVPRYAKYPLGNGQPLHLLEVIQSHPQHFNDGHNLLAGRRLSDASMQSTISGLIENVSLSTIHSLQNKWWGTKRLDYALYCPEGLSNFPAHALPHLFHASYWESPDVIAFILRQIGKFEGIPFVGSQDDKDNASSFHPGQPREKWIKKRTSVKLKNVAANHRANDIIVQEGREQRLNARFMYGPLDMITLHGEKVDVHIMKDPPAGEWTYLTTEMTDKNGRISYSIPDQVSLGYGIYPIKMVVRGDHTSVDCYMAVVPPLTECVVFSIDGSFTASMSVTGRDPKVRAGAVDVCRHWQELGYLLIYITGRPDMQQQRVVSWLSQHNFPHGLISFADGLSTDPLGHKTAYLNNLVQNHGISITAAYGSSKDISVYTNVGMRSEQIFIVGKVSKKLQSNATVLSDGYAAHLAGLQAVGGSRPAKGNARMVIPRGCFNLPGQSANPRRRSTAFELQLASNNINNNNSTNISNNLANKLNEDFLATPLPTTTTIQSNQTIIQS from the exons ATGTTGATCAAGGAATATCGCATACCGTTGCCCCTCACCGTCGAGGAGTATCGCATTGCCCAGCTGTATATGATAGCG aaaaagagTCGCCAGGAGAGCCACGGCGAAGGTAGCGGAGTAGAGATCATTATTAATGAACCCTATAAAGATGGACCCGGCGGCAATGGACAATATACGAAAAAAATCTATCATGTGGGCAATCATTTACCCGGTTGGATAAAAA GTTTATTGCCCAAAAGTGCCCTGACAGTTGAGGAAGAGGCATGGAATGCATATCCATACACAAGGACACGCTATACTTGTCCATTCGTTGAGAAATTCTCATTGGACATTGAAACGTATTATTATCCAGATAATGGCTTCCAAGAAAACGTATTTCAACTATCTGGAAGTGATTTACGTAATCGTATTGTGG atGTAATTGACATTGTTAAGGATCAACTTTGGGGCGGTGATTATATCAAAGAAGAGGATCCCAAACATTTCGTGTCAGATAAGACGGGACGTGGTCCATTAGGCGATGACTGGCTAGAGGAATATTGGCGTGAAGTCAAGGGTAAAAAGCAACCAACATCCCGCAACATGTCCTTGATGACTGCCTATAAAATCTGCCGTGTTGAATTCCGCTATTGGGGAATGCAAACAAAACTAGAAAAATTCATACACGATATAGCACTACGGAAAGTAATGTTGCGTGCCCATCGTCAGGCTTGGGCCTGGCAAGATGAATGGCATGGACTAACCATTGAGGATATACGCGAATTGGAGAGGCAAACCCAATTGGCGCTGGCCAAGAAAATGGGCAGCGGCGAAGAGGGCAGCGATGCCG ATAGCAACTCGGAGGCTTATGTTAGCACAGCGGCAAGTGCAGGTGCTGCTACCTCCTCTGCCGCCATTACTGTTGGTAGTGAGCGAAAGAAATCTGCTCCAGCTATACCACCAATTGTGACACAACAACCGCCAAGCGCCGAAGGCAGTTCCGATGAGGATGAGggcgatgacgatgatgatgttgaGGATGAGAACGATGGAATTGGCGCCGGTCTGGATCTAAGTACAAGCAATCAACAACAAGGTGCCACTACCGGTGGGTCCAGTCAACGCTCGAGATCCCAAAGTATTCAGCTAGCCACTGGCATTGGTGGTGCGAATAGTAAAAGCAAATTTGGATCTAAAGGTGCCCTCCATTCCCCAGTGGGTTCGGCACATAGTTTTGATTTGCAG GTGGCCAATTGGCGTATGGAACGTTTGGAAGTTGATTCTAAATCCAATTCAGATGAGGAATTCTTTGATTGCTTGG aCACAAATGAGACAAATTCATTGGCCAAGTGGAGTTCGTTGGAGCTGTTGGGCGAGGGCGATGATAGTCCACCACCTCatggcggcagcagcagcagcggcggcggtggcggtggttTCATGGGCGGTGGAACTTCATCGAGCGGTTCTTCTGGAGTCGGGCGTTATCATGGTCGGCAGGATGATAGCATATTCAATCAGGATTTCCTAATGCGTGTCGCCTCCGAACGTGGCAATAAGCGGCAGTTGCGTTCATCGGCTAGCGTGGATCGCAGCCATGACTCATCACCGCCGGGTTCTCCAAGCACACCATCATGTCCGACCACCATATTAATACTTGTCATCCATGCTGGCAGCGTGCTGGATGCGGCAAGTGAATTGACCGCCAAAAAATCAGATGTTACAACATTTCGTGGCTCATTCGAGGCTGTAATGCGTCAGCATTATCCCAGCCTGTTGACCCATGTGACAATTAAAATGGTACCCTGTCCATCGATATGCACCGACGCCTTGGGCATTCTATCGAGCCTTAGTCCATATTCGTTTGATGCTTCACCATCGGCCGCTGATATACCTAATATAGCGGATGTGCCAATTGGAGCGATACCTTTGCTATCAGTAGCCTCGCCCGAGTATCAAGAGACAGTCAATAAAACTGTGTCCGCTGCCAATATTGTTTACCATGAGTTCTTGAAATCGGAAGAAGGACATGGCTTCTCCGGCCAAATTGTTATGCTTGGCGATTCTATGGGCTCGCTACTGGCCTATGAGGCATTGTGTCGCGGTGGAAATGGTTGTCAGCCAGCTACATTGAATACCGGTGGCGATGGTGATGCCAACAATTCGATTCCCAATCCGACTATCAATAGCCGTCACTCCCGTCTGGACATggaacatcatcatcatcagcatcaacatcaacatcatcattcTCATCACGAAGAAGTTCGTTCGTTCATTGAGACAGCTGACTTGGATGCTAAACGTCTTTTGGTTGCCCCATCGCCGCGTCGTCGTCGCTCCAGTTCATCCAGCGATTCGCGGGCCGCTGCTGGTGCTTCGACCTGCAGTAAATTGGATTTCGAAATTAGTGATTTCTTTATGTTTGGTTCACCCCTATCTGTGGTCTTGGCTGCCCGTAAATTGCACGATGCCAAAGCAGCCTTGGCCAGACCCAATTGCCATCAGGTTTACAATTTGTTCCATCCAACTGATCCGATTGCCTCGCGTCTAGAGCCATTGCTTAGTGCCAGATTCTCCATATTGGCACCGGTTAATGTGCCCAGATATGCCAAATATCCGCTTGGTAATGGTCAGCCATTGCATTTAT TGGAGGTGATACAATCGCATCCTCAGCATTTCAATGATGGCCATAATCTATTAGCCGGTAGAAGACTCTCGGATGCCTCAATGCAGAGCACAATATCTGGTTTGATTGAGAATGTTTCCCTAAGTACCATACATTCCC TTCAAAACAAATGGTGGGGCACTAAGCGTCTGGATTATGCCCTCTATTGCCCGGAAGGATTAAGCAATTTCCCAGCCCATGCTTTGCCGCATTTGTTTCACGCCAGCTACTGGGAGAGTCCGGATGTGATTGCCTTTATATTGAGACAAATTGGCAAATTCGAAGGAATTCCGTTTGTTGGCTCACAGGATGATAAGGACAATGCCAGCAGCTTCCATCCGGGACAACCGCGAGAGAAATGGATTAAGAAACGTACATCGGTGAAGCTAAAGAATGTGGCGGCCAATCATCGAGCCAACGATATTATTGTCCAGGAGGGTAGGGAACAGCGTTTAAATGCTCGCTTCATGTACGGGCCACTCGATATGATCACATTACATGGCGAGAAAGTCGATGTGCATATTATGAAGGATCCACCAGCCGGGGAATGGACATACCTAACCACAGAAATGACAGATAAAAATGGACGCATCTCGTACAGTATACCCGATCAGGTATCTCTCGGCTATGGCATTTATCCCATTAAAATGGTTGTACGCGGTGATCATACATCGGTGGATTGCTATATGGCTGTGGTGCCACCGCTCACCGAATGTGTGGTCTTTAGCATTGATGGCTCCTTTACGGCATCCATGTCGGTGACCGGTCGTGATCCCAAAGTTCGTGCTGGTGCAGTGGATGTCTGCCGCCATTGGCAAGAATTGGGCTATCTGCTCATCTATATAACCGGACGTCCGGATATGCAACAACAGCGTGTTGTCTCATGGTTAAGCCAGCACAATTTCCCCCATGGACTGATCTCTTTTGCCGATGGTTTGTCCACCGATCCCCTTGGGCATAAGACAGCCTATCTCAACAATTTGGTACAAAATCATGGAATCTCAATCACTGCAGCCTATGGCAGCAGCAAGGATATTAGTGTCTACACCAATGTTGGCATGCGATCCGAACAGATATTCATTGTGGGCAAG GTTAGCAAGAAATTGCAATCGAATGCCACAGTTTTGAGTGATGGCTATGCAGCTCATTTGGCTGGCCTCCAGGCCGTTGGTGGGTCACGACCGGCCAAGGGTAATGCTCGCATGGTCATACCACGCGGATGCTTTAATCTGCCCGGACAGTCGGCAAATCCACGACGACGAAG CACTGCCTTTGAACTGCAATTGGCcagcaacaatatcaacaacaacaacagcacgAACATCAGCAACAATCTGGCCAACAAACTGAATGAGGACTTTTTAGCCACGCCATTACCAACCACCACAACCATCCAATCCAACCAAACCATCATTCAATCCTAG